The genomic segment ggacggGCGCTTGCTGCGCTCCCCACACGGCGGACATCTGGACATCCCAGTCGAGGAAGTCGGTCGAGCCGGTGACGTGGATCTCGGTGTTGAGGCCAGGGCAGTCACGGGCCTCAAGCGTCGATGTGACATTGGTCACGTTGAGGTGGTCGAATGTGTCAACGACcttgtcgttgccgccgtaCGTCAAGACACCGGTCTCCTTGAGTGTTTGGaactcggcgtccttgaggACCTGGTATttcccgccgacgccaaagAGAATGACGTCGTCGTGGGCGAGATCGACGGAAGAGATGGAGGACAGGAGACTCTCGGCATCTGCATGGGTGCCTTCAGGTGTTGGGGCTGCCGTCGCAGCAATAGCGAAGAGAGCGAACGGAAGTGTGAATCTCATGACTGCGGAATGCGAGAGCCGAGGGCTGTAATGTATTCACAGTGAAGGAAATTATTGAATAGAGTCTTTCTTGTGTGAGAGAGGATGCTGCTGCTTGGCGAAGAGTTCAATATGATCTGGGGGGAGATCCTATGCTTCTTATGGTTTCGTTGTTTACTATTATCTGGATTCCCCAAAGACACCCGGGCCTGCATGTTTCGGCAACAAGTGCCTTTCCCGATGATTCCATCCCACCCCTCGTTGCCCGAATTACAATGACTAGCAGTTGATGACTTCCGCCCACCCAACCACCCACTCGGTCATCCACTTGGTCATGAGGCAATCTGGAAATATCGGTGTAAGATAGCAACTGGTTGACCCAGAGTCTTTCACGACTGGCACGAGAGTAGAGGACCAGAATCCACGTGTGCCTGCCAATGGAGGGTCCAAGGGCACGACATGTGGTTCACAGTGGTTGTCAGCACATTATTGTCCAGATGGAGTAATATCGAATGAACATCGAGAGAAACATGGATATGACTCGTTTAGTGCGAATCTCCTGGTTGCTCTTTGCCCCGTACGAGATAACGGTAGAATAGACTGCATGCTAGGGATGCCAGGATGCTCCATAACACACGAGGATCATCAATCACGGGATATATCACTACGAACCGAAAGTTCCGCACTATTGTTTCAAACTGAATGGAAGCATCTTTAGAGCCCGAGTGAGGGGGATCAAACCTCCAGGAAACCGAGTCGATTGAGCGTTGGTTTTCGATCTCAATTCTTTCGCTGTCAGTGCTTGCGAGTTTGCAAGGGTTTGGAGTTCGTCGCGCCTTTCGGTCGGTTCAGAGTGTTTCTAGCAACTATGGTAGAAAAGTCTATGCCCACTTTGAGTTGAGACCGTGGAGTAAACATTATCAGTTATCGACTCTAGTAGCGCCAAAAGGCCATGAGGGTACTCGAATTTCTTGTTGTTGACTCAGGTCAGCCCCCACAGCCTGCACGTCTGTCATTCGTGGGATGCGTATCCCGCACGGAATATCGGCACCAGAAAGCGTTGTCGGAGGTCGAAAGTAATTGCAATCAGCGGGTCTCGAGTCGATGGCGGGCCCGACTAATGTGCCGTCATCCGCGGACCACGAGCTCCGAATCCCTCGCGAGTTCGGTAGTCCGTATGCCGATCCCCTCGTGCCCTTCATGTTTTAGCTTATCTAGGTAACAAGCAATTGCGATTCAGAACACGCACTTACAAGCAACCTTGAAAACAATACACGTGGGGGGGGACCGGTGGGAGAGGGCAGTATCCACCTTACAACAACGGGGGCAAGACTAGGCAACCCGCAATCTATCAGATGATCAATCATTGACTCGAGCTTCGTTTTTGAAATGATAGTGATAGTGCCAGGAGAACCGAGTCGACATATCCGGACTTCATGGTCTGCAGGATCCGCGAACCACTACTTAAGCCATAGCGTTCCGGATTATATCTGTAGATCAATCAGCCTAGACCGCACGAGCCTCTTGTTTGAACAACCCTGCCAGCTTGCTTTGATTCTACTCATCACATAATTCAAAAACAGCCATGCGCTTCTCAACATCTGCTTTGGCGGgtgccgtcttcttcgccttctttGCGTAAGTTCTCAGTGGCCACCACAGTTTACGTATCTTAGCTTTGTCTGCCCAGGTCGACACACGCGATCAAAACCGTCTCGAGACTGACATCGTGAAAGTGACGCGCGCTATCATGACTCCTGCACTTGCCACAACGGCGGAACTTACAACTGGCGTCTGACCACCAAAGCATGCGATTCGGAGAGGGCCTTGCTCGCTCAACTTGTAAGTCGCTGCCCCCACTGGCAACATCTCTCCTTGGGACTGTCCAGTCAATCTAACGTTCAAACAGAAAAGTTGGGGAAGCGTCCAATATGACACACCCAGCGGAAGGGTGAGCCATTCCTACCGTCGGCGAACACTGCCGGCGTGAGTGTTTCCATGCTGACATAACCCCCTAGTGTCGGTCGGTTGGAGTCAAAGATCTGATCTCTGGTGATGATTTTGAAACGCTCTGCAAGGCTGGTAAGTGGATTCGAAATCTCCAGAGCTATGGGGGTTGTGGTGCAGTGAACTGAGAATAACCTCTTGTTTCCGACAGTTGCGTCGCAAGTCGGCTTCCCGTGCGCGTTCGACAACTCACTGACATGCTATGCCGACCCGGACGCCGTTTCCTCTTGGTGCGATTAGGCGATGTTGAGCTGGTGGCGGACACTCGGCGGAGCGGCCCCGCCAATATCGAATACGAGGCTTCAAGACTGTATTGGAAAGTGATGGAGGAGCGAGACTTTGCCGTGCAGGCTATCACTCGGCAAGAACACTACAACGGTACGGGAACGGATATTCATGTCATTATAAATGCTGCACAAACTATGTAATTTTACTATTACCACTAGGACAGACGCAGGACTGGGTCATCTTCTTAGCCTCGAGGAATAAGCTCCATCAGCTGCTGTGCTGTTGTCCCAAATTTCTTCTTTCCATCAGAAAGGGGTCTTTTTGAAGGACCTAAGTCGTGGGCAATCAGAATCCTTGATTCGTTAATCTGATACGCACGCGTTCCAGACACCCTAAAGAGCGCATGGCCAGATCAAGTTGTCTGACAAGTCAACCGCCTTAGTCTTCTTTTCAGGACAGAGCTTCCGGTCCAAGCCGCAGGCCGTAGTCCCGCACCAGTCGTTTTCGTTGCACAGCCATACTCTGTAGCTAAAGACGTGACGGTCATTGCCCTTCTGGCAGCGgttgaccttgaccttgtaCGGGTTCTCGGGGCCGAACTTGTCCAGAGGCACATACGCCCAGTTATTCGTGTTCGTGGCCCACACTGCGCGCGAGTTAGAGTCAGTCGGTCAATGCAAGAGGTGAGGGAGCGCGGCGTGGGTGACGAACTTCCAAAAAGACCGCCGTTCGAGTCGCAATGCTGTTGCACGCCGATCTTGGTAAGTCCCGCGTTTTTGGCGCGTTCTCCGATGTCTGCGTTGATGTGGAACGTGTAGTATGAGTAGTCGGGCTCTGCGCTCAATGGCGTCTTGATGCACGCGTCACCTGACGGCTCCGGTGCGCGAGCAACAAGTCCCACCGCACGCCCCTCAAGCATGGCTGTTGGGctggcctcgacgacaacagAGGAGGCGAAAAGAGTGACGAAGGGGAGAAACTGGGAGTAGTGCATGGTTGCGATGCTGTCTGGCGGCTTCGGGATGGGTATAGCTGGAGTAGTGGTGCGACCTGACTTCGCCTGAGCAGTAAAAGTGTTGGGTAAAGAGTGACTGATAGTTGGGTAAGTAAAGACTGAATGGTGGTTGGAATGACAAATTCCCATGTCAAGGTTTCCGTCCATCCGCGGGCAAGCGGTCATTTATACTATAGAATGTCATACGCACGATGGGGTGTTGGGAACTCGCATTACTCGGTCAAAGCCGAGAGTTTAAAAGTTACTACAATTATGAATGCTTGGCGCCGGAGGCTATGTTGTCAAATGATCTGCAAAGAAAAGTAGTGAGAGATTGCACGAGGAAATGCAACACTGTTAGTCTGGCCAGCAGAGCTTGGCGTCTATAATATGAGAGAGCTATATTCTATTTTAGAGGGCGATCGACAAATTCTAAGCCGGCGGGTCGTCTACTAACCAATTAGCCAACCAAATTAAACACGAAGAATCCCCCCCCACTGCGGCAATCGGCAAAAGCATCACATAAACAAAGGGGCCTGCATGTGCAACGCCATTGCATTGATGCTCAGGAGATGATGAATGGTAGATAAAATTTGAGTTATGGAGTTATAGGCAATCTCCCGAAGCTCAATGTTCTTATTTAGTAGTTGTGGTTGTCTAAGTAAAACATGTACACACTATGGACGCGTTTCACTTTCAAGGCTTGGAGATCCGTTCACCAAAAAAGCATTACGGGCCCTACGAAGAATCAAGACAACGCAGCAGACAAAAACGTCAATGATTCGTTTTCTGGCTCTTTCTTAAATTCTTTCCCTCTTGTCCGTCTTCAAGACCAACAGGGCCCAAGTCTCATGAGAATGGTAAACCGGGGTGATAGACGGTCTAAGTATCAGGCTAGGAAGAGGTTCACCTTGATTTTAAGTATTAACACAGATGGAGTCAGACAAACTGTTCGTAGTTATCAAAAAAGAGACTTACGTTGATGGTCCACTACGTCAGGAACACATCGATCGCTAGTTGCTCTGTAAGCTCGTGAACACCATGCAAACAATACAGGTTTCAAAGTTCATCTTGGAATATGTTCTCAGGACGGAGAGCACCTCGCAGTATAGTTCCAAGGTATCTGAACCGACGATCGTGATTCTGAACCACAATTCTCTCTGTCTGGCTTCGTAAACACACTTCATCACTCTGTGGGTAAAAGACAGGAAAGCATGAAGTATCCAAGAAAGATTTGAGTCAAATAAGACATATGAATAGCGTCAATTCTATCGCTCTTAGGCGGCTGTGTCCCATGTCTCCATTTCTTAACCTGATGTACGCAGCGGTCCAATGGCATCATCCGTTCGAGTCACATTGCCCGGAGTAGTGTTCCCTTCGACCGACCCCATGCCGGGGATCTTGCGAAATCCGAAAAAGGCTTTTTGCCTGTCGGGCAGCTTCGCCTCGACATCTTTGCGCAGGGAGAGATAGTGGTTCTCGCCGGCGCGCACGAAGGACCGCACGAAGTGAAGCAGTATCACCGGACGCTCGACTTCGCCTTCGCTGGCACGGTTCGGCCCTGTCGTGTGCCAGAGGCGGTTGTCGAACACGACCGCGGTCCCGGCCGGGCCCTCGGCCGGTATGGAACCCTCCTGTTTGCGGCGAAAACACGTTCTCTTAGCGGCGAGCCTTCTCGTGACTTGATCTTGGGGGTTTCAGCCCGCACATACCACAGTCCATATATCGCTGGGTGCGACGTTGCCCTTGTGGGAACCCGGATACACCCGCGTTGCCCCGTTGATATCGGTGGTGTTCACAAGGTAGAAGGAAATGTTCAGACCCAACGCCAAGTcgcgctgcggcggcgttttGGACGATTGGTCGGTGTGAAGCTGCATCGGCACGTTGCCGGGTCGCGCGATGTTGGCCGACAGCGTTGAAATGTGAGCATGGTCCCCCAGAAACCACGGAACAATCGCGTCTATGAGTGGGTGATTGAGTAAATCACTTCAACGTCACGTCTTGGGTTAGCACTCAGTTCCGTCATGTTGCTTCCCGAGTAAGATTCGAAACACTTACATGAACTCGTCTCCTTTGTTGATGAGGTTCCTACGAAAACAATGCAATTAATTCCTGCGAACGACCCGCAGACCTCAATGGTTGAGACAACGCACCAGACACGCTGGTTGGGCCCCTTCGAACCGCCGTCGAACGTGGCGACCCCCGCTTGTCGTTCTCCGGCTGCCTGCTGGAGGACCGCGTTCTTGATTATCTCGACTTCTTTAGGGAGCAAGGCGTTCTTCACGAGTCTGCAACTTGGAGTTAGACGGGTAAAGTCGCGTCCAGGCTCGGGGCGCGTGAGAACAGCCCGGTCTCATGCAACTGACCCGTAACCGTACTCGATCAGGTCATTTTTGATCTGTTCAATATCCTCGGTTGGCTGAGGCAAGACGGATGGGTCAAGGTCTTGAGCATTGCCCAGCAGGGAGGGTGGTGATTTGTTGAGTAGGTCCGCAAAACGGATCAGCTTGGGAATGTCGCCCTTTGGCACCGATGGTTCGTATACGCGAGCATCCATGAAGAGTCCCATACGGGGATCCAAAGTGCCTTCATGGAAGCGTACAACGTACTCTGGCTTGATTGTCACCTCTACGTCTACCTTGACGTTAGCTCCTACTGAGTCTAGAAGCTGAGTCTGGTGAGagcgggcgtcgacgaaAATCGGGGGGATGGAATATGTGGCATCCCCAAATGTGAGCTTCAAAAGCGCTCTCAACTCTCCCAAAATCTTTCAAATAATCAGCCGCGATTGATCGATTTCATAGCCTTTGACTGAACCGAGCAGTTTGGGACCCGCGGGTGGCGTCGTTCACTGGGCGAAGAACCTTAGATCATAGTGGACCGGAATGCTCACTTACTGGAAGCCTATCCCGCACGATGCCGAGCGCCGCAGCTACTTCATCGTGAAACTTCTTCTCTGGGTCGAAGTACTGTCTGTTTTGGAACTCCAGGCCGGGTGTGAATGTCTTCGATGGCGTAACGATTGACATTGCTACCTTGACCCTGGACACTAGTCTCTTCGTCGGAGAAGCTTACCTGCTATGCACAACAAGAACTTGTGACATGTGCTGAGTTGGTTGTTCTGGTAAAGAGTTGGCAAGGTGCAAGCAGCCAGATGCCTCGAAGAACTCGGGTGGGCCTGACGCTGTAAACGTGCGGACTATGAAGCAGCTCATGGACCCTCGCTGGTGTTTCTCCCGGCGATAATGGCACGCTCCTATGTAAtttacacacacacctccGTCGGGAACTTCATTTTTACCGACGTGGAAACAGTTCCACTGTTTCACTGTGAGCGCGAGTAAGCGGCTCGACGGGCGGATGTCTGGCACCGACACCGCGATGTCACTCAAGTGTTTGATGAGCAAGATCGACTCGTAGTTTGCATCTATCGTGAAATCCACAGCAGCGGTGAATGTGTGTCGAGTTGTCCATGGCCCACTCTCTGATGCAACCAGGGTAGACCAGTGAGTCTCGAGGTGGCCATGCTCCTCTTTTTTCTGGGCAATACGACTGAGCTGTGCTCAGGTGACAAAAGTCCCCGGCGGGGTTATAGATTGCAGAAGGTTACTTAGTTAGTAGACAATGTAATGAGGATCAACGTTTTTAAGGTTTGCAGGGGCTCAGTCAACTCTAGGATCCCCCAGCCCATCTGTATCTGTTATTAATTATTTGGCCAGCAACTGCAACGCTACGTTGACGCCCCGGTTTAGGCGAGGATTGCTGCGgagagaagcagaagaacaCTAAAGGAAAGTTGTCTATTCGAATTAGAAGCATGTGCTCTGCCGGCTTCTCGGCTGCATGTTGGAGAGGACGCTTGGCACAAGTTGACGATGTGTCCGGCTCGGTTTTCGGATAAAGCCTGAGGGCGAGGTGACTCGGGCCGCATTCGTACAATGTAGAGAATCCCAGTGGAGACAGGAAGCTTACCATTCCATACCATACCGATCACACGTCAACGCGCGACTCAGAGACAGTGAGGTCCTGATACCGGGGTCAGTCGGAATTACAATTCCGTAGAAATACTACGTTGCACACCAGTTCGTGCATGACGATTGCTTCGTACATGCATCCAAACAACGATCATCCTACTGTTCCACAAATTGGTGTGTTTTCAATGTCAACCAAGATCAAGAAGTAGCAAACCTCACCAGTTTCGGCCAGCAACAACCACGATGAGAGAATCGTCTTACAATCACCGCCGGGCTGAGATCCAGGCAGCATATCTCTTGCCGCATGTACATCCACATCACCACGTATTAGATGTCGGAGCCGGATCCGGGAGCATCACCAGGGACTTCGCCAGCCTCTGCAGCAGCGGCCGGGTCGTCGGTATCGACTACTCCGTCGACATGGTGAAACACGCCCGGAAAACGTACctggacgatgccgtcgagACACCGCCGAAGAACCTGTCCTTTGAGGTGTGcaacgccgaggacctctCCATCTTTCCTGATGCCAGCTTCGATATCGTGCACGCTCACACCTGCCTCACACACGTACACGACCGCGTCGGGGCGCTCCGCGAGTTTCTCCGCGTGTGCAAgcccggcggcgtggtggcggtgcGAGACCCCCTGGACATCGAAAGGCAGGTGGTCTGGAGGCCGGATCTGCCCGCGATGAGGCTGCACGGCCGCATCGCCGCTACGCTGTTGCGAGCGAAGGGTGGTGATCCTGAAGCTGGGTCTCACCTTGTGGAATGGGCGCGGGAGGCAGGCTACGAGAAGAATGGAGGAAAAATCACAGTAGGCCTCGGGGAAGAGAGGCAGACCAAGATGTTGAACATTATAGGCGCGGGTATCGGCAAGGAAGAGGCGATTCAACTGGGCATCATCAACGAGAAGCAGCTTGACGAGTTCAACGAGGCCTATGATATTTGGTACGGGACAGAAGACCATATATGTATCGGGAAAGTGGCCGAAATGCTCTGTTTCAAGGGGCTCGGAGATCAATAGCACATGATAGGGAAACAAGGGATTGTGATTTTCGGTCAAAACATAGAATTGGCGTATTTTTTCTAATGATGTACATGGAAGATATTACGGTTAAGTTCTATCATATTCATAAGGCTATTTCTGAAACTCTCTTCTTAAATAAGACCTTGGCTCGGGCATCAGCCTGGTGCTGTGAGCCTATCACCATTGTGTCTTGCGGTCTCTGCCCGGGCAACTTCCAATCATACTCCATCAGCAGATAGACAAGAGCAATCTTAACCTCGTTTGCAGCCAGGAACCTTCCCGGACATGCGTGGTCGCCGTAGCCGAATCCCAAGTGATGAGGGCTTGTGGTAACAAGCTGCCAATTTTTTTCTTCGCCCGGCATCGATCGCATGTCCAGAAACCGACGGGGGTTGAAAATACCCGGCTGGGGATAAATCTTCTCGTCATGGTAGCATCCCAGCGTTACAATCGAAAAGGCTCCTTTGGGGATGGTGGAACCATCCGAAAGTTGCACGTCGGCCCCGGCGACGCGACCCATCGCGCCTATTTAGAAATATTTGTTAAGTTCTCAACGTAGATCAACCGCAACTGGGATCTGTCCTCCCCCAGATGAAACTTACCTATCCCTCTCGTGTGCATTCTCTGAGACTCTTTGAGTGTGCTATCCAGCAGTTTCATCTCATACAGACTCGTCTTGCTGAAGACTGTGTTACCCTGCGACTGAGCAACGGTTTCCGGTCCGAGAACCCTGACTATTTCTTCACGCAACTCATCGACCAAGTGTGGTCCGGCTGCGACGATGTCGAATAGCGCGCCAGTGAGCAGCTCGGTTGTGGTATGTATTGCGACGATGCTGAGACCCAGCTGGGCGTCGGCCACGTTCCATCTTTCCGTGATGCCGGCTTTGTCAAATGCCTCCAGCAGCCACTACAAGAAATATGTGAGAAAGATTTCCAACAGTAACTTGGCCAATAGCTTGAGATGTCATCAGGAAAGGAGAAGTAGGAATCGAACAACTAGGCAAGGAACAATTCCGAAAGGGAGGTACAACATACATCAATCGTGTCTGCCCGGGGTGAGCTTTTGCAACTTTCCCCAGACGCATGCTGTCTATCATGCTTGGAATGACCCTTAATGACTGGCTCTAGTATGCGGCGAGCATCCGAAACAGTCTTCCTGAGCCTGCGGCATTCCGGCAGAAACCAGCTGACAGGCCACCGGACAAGCGGGTGCCAGCCACGCAACGCAtaggcggcgacgaagccgtcAACGGCGTACGCGGTGGACACTTTGAGCCACTCTTTGTTCCTGCACAGCTGAGTTCCGACGAAGAGTCGTGCGGAGAGACGGGCGACAAGGTTCTGCCCGATGGGCTTGAAGGCGGCTTCTTGCCAGTCTGCGGTGGCGGGGTTGGAATTCTCAGCTCAGCAAAATGGCATAATTTTGCAGGTTCAACATGCGACAGAAGCATACCTGTTGGGACTCCGAGTTGTTCTTTGAGAGCGAGAGAAGTCTCTTCTGCAATTTCGTCCGTCAAGTGGTCTAGGTACTGCCGTGAGCTCTCCGGCTAGCTCGCATGCTTTGAAGCTCGTATAAGCCTGGGTAACTACTTACTTAGTGAGGGTGTAATTCTCAGACGCGTAACATTTTGAAGAATGTTGCTCTCGTGGCTAGCAGCCTTGATAGGTTCAAACCCCCGATATGCAGTGAAAAGTTCCTATGGATGGGCTTGTTAGCCCCCATCTCGTCGCGTTATGGTAGCCGCGGGTTTCGGCATCGAGAAATCGGTGACGCCCAGCTTAACGGAAGAAAACCCAACCTTCTCCAGAGCTTTTGTGAAGCTGAGATCCTTGATGTTCTTGAGCTCATTGGCATACTCGGGTGGGAAACAGATCTTGGTCACGGTATCCGTGACTACTTGGAAAGGTTTCCGGGTCTTGGGGTACAGACAGAGGCACAGAACGTTTGTTAGATTGATCGGGACAGCATCGTGAAGTTTGGGGGACCAAATCCACTCACCTCAGACCCCTCATTGACAATTTGCTTCCCTCGAGTGCGGTATTCGCGGACCGCGTTCCGATACCTGAACCATCCCCAGGacttgtcgtcgaggccgacggcagGGAAACCGGGATAGAGCAGCGGCCCGCGAACGAAGTGGTAGACTCCGAAAAGCACGGCTAGGAGGACGGTAAACGACCCTACAAGCTGGCAATATCCCAATGTCTTGGCGAGAAGGAGACAATCAACTGACACTGACTCCATCGTGAGGAGCAAGAAAACAGAGACTTAGGTAGCCACTATAGCCAAGATCCAGTGGAAGTGTGTTTGATGTAACTAGACAGGCCTGCAATTGACGAGGCAATATGGGTAATGAAGCTCACAATCAATCATTGAGTGATGTAAGAACCAATGATGACGAACCAGAGGAAGACGTGACTCAGGACAGCATGATAGGTCTCCATCAACCCACGAGAACCATGCACGGGGGGGTGGCCGTACGTCTCGGTGTTCACGGCCAGAAAAAGTATCCGGTTCGTCCGTGTCCGTTTTGGAGTCGTTTGGCCCCTCCGCTCTCCAGATGTTTTGTCAACGGTCCCGCTCACCTTTTTAAGTCAGGCTGTTGGACCCCCATGTTCTCTTAAGAAATTGAAGAAGTAAAGTGCGCAATTATTGTGATAGCCTGTCACTTCAGTCTAAGCCACAAATGGATGACGTTCAAAACAACGACGATTACAACTGATCTGGCTAGGCCTTGATCTCTAGACCCCGGAGTGCGTCTTCGCTCCGCCAGCTGCGGAGGATCGTCATATAATCCGCAACCCCTCTCCCCCACAACGCGCCCCTGGCCTTGCGCTGCAGAAgttccttcttttgcttGGCGAAAGCTTCTTGCTCCTCTGGCGTAATCATGTAGTTGGGCGTGCAGCCCGCCATCGCAGACAGCTTGGCCGCGTGCCGCGCAACAGCGTCGGCCCAAtcttcctccgcctcgcccgtcgGCTCTACTACGACGTCGTACTTGCCATACTTTGAACCAGCATGTCCCTTAGTGTGTGGTTGTCCCTGGAGACGTTtccgcgctgccgccgtgaCGATGTATGCAAAGTGCTGCCCAAGCTGGTCCCGCTGATACGTCCCGTTGGGAGCAGCGCCCATCTGGTTAGGGCCCGGGAACAGAAAGTTGGGAAAGTCTCTGCTGATGAGGCCGTGGAGCGTGCTCTGTCCCCGGGGCCGCGCCCATTTCACGTCCATGTCGAGACCGTCGCGTCCGTACACTTTGATCCTGCTCCTCTCGGCGGGACTCCCggacgtcggcggccggAAGCCGGTGGCGAAGATgagcacgtcgacgccgtacTCGTTGCCGTCGACCACCACGCTGCTGGGGTTGATCTTTTCGATGCCCCTGGCGCCGGTTGGGACGAGCGTGACGTTGCTCTggttgaagacggcgaggtAGTCGTCGTTGAAGCACGGCCGCTTGCACCACGAAGGATACCAGGGCTTCAGGGCCTCTGCGGTGTCCCGGTCTTTGACAATGGTGTCGATCCTTGACCGCCGAGATTCCTGCTGTGGCAGATCCAGCTTTTCGAGGGTGGCGACGTAGCTGGCCACCTCTTCGCGAGACCTGCCGTCCAAGTCGGCCGGGTTCCCGATCAAGGCGCTGTATGAAGGCAGCTTGGTCCACTCGTCTTTGACCAGGTCGACCTCGGGCTTCGCCGGGTCGTTGGCCAAGAGGGCGTTGAAGTTCTCTGCCCTATCCGTCTGCCAACCTCGGTGTGTGGCGACTTCCTTTTGCCAGATATCTGGATCGGTCTGCCTGTTGTTCCTGGGGCCAACGGCGCTCGGCGTGCGTTGGAACACGTACAGCTGCTTTGCCCAGCGAGCAAGAAATGGAACtgcctggacagccgtggcACCGGTGCCCACGATGCCGACTCGTTTGTCCGCCAGAGAAGTGAGATTGGGTTCTGCCTCCGACCCTCCGGTGACGCCGTAGTCCCAACGACTGGTGTGGAAGGCCGAGCCCTGGAAGGAGTCGAGCCCTGGGATGTTGGGCAGTTTGGGATAATGTCCGATGCCGTATGCCGTCAAGACGAACTTGGAGCGTACGGATATCGAAGTGTTTTCCCTCTCAATGTGTAACTTGGCTTCCCATTCGGAGCTGGCATCGTCCCAAGTCAAAGAATCGACACGAGTGCCGAACTGGGCCTTGTCTTGGAAGCCGAAGTGCACGGCAATGCGCTCAGCATGCGCTCTCAGCTCCGGGCCGAAGGAGTACTTGTGCTTGGGTATGTACTCCGTGTCCTCGAGAAGTGGCATGTAAATGTAGCTCTCGACATCGCACTGGAGTCCCGGGTAGCGGTTCCAGTACCATGTGCCGCCGAACCCCATGGCGGTGTCGACAAGTCGGATGTCGTTCGGGTCCACGCCGGCTTTGATGAggttggcggcgaagaggatTCCCCCGTATCCTGCGCCGACAATGAGAAAGGCGCAAGAGTCTCCATCCTTCAGAGCGGCTTTGTGATCGATTCTCGATGTACCAGCTGGAGCATTAACACAGCCAGGCGCGTCTGGCGAGTTTTTAGTTGTTGCCCAGGGATCAGCTTGAAAGTGCTTGAGCCTTTCGGAAGCGGCGAGGTCAATCACGTATTGCTGCAATCCTTCAGGGTGATGCCGCTTGTCCCTTTCTTCACCGTACTTCTGTCGAATAGCGTCTAAACTCATGTTGCTGTCTTGATGTCTTGCTGAGATTTGCCACTGGGGTCTTTCTCTTAGCCTGCGATGAGTGATGATAGTCTGTTGGAATTCAAAGAGTTCAGATCCCAGGCTAGTTCTCCGTACGTGTCCACGTTTCCCACGACCAAGTTTCCATTGATCGTCCTGCTTCTCAAGGACACAAACTCCAAAAAGTAATGTTCAAATTGTCCCTCGTCTACGAATGCCCCATAGTGGCGGCTAGTCATGCCACACGGCGAGTTTCCAACAGACGTTCCACATGTTGAGCTGCCAAACCCTGTGGAGTGTGTATAAAATAGGACCATTGGTGGATATTTGGCGACTCAACCTTGATGATACCCGTGAACTCGGTCGGACTTTTACAAATTGTTATGATAGGTTACGATCTCGGCTTTCCTGAACCCTGTGCTGTGCTTGAATGGTTAAAGGTGTACGATGGTATCCGGCCGAAGATATACCCTTGCCCAGGTACTTTTCATCATCCCACCT from the Colletotrichum destructivum chromosome 10, complete sequence genome contains:
- a CDS encoding Putative phytanoyl-CoA dioxygenase, which produces MSIVTPSKTFTPGLEFQNRQYFDPEKKFHDEVAAALGIVRDRLPILGELRALLKLTFGDATYSIPPIFVDARSHQTQLLDSVGANVKVDVEVTIKPEYVVRFHEGTLDPRMGLFMDARVYEPSVPKGDIPKLIRFADLLNKSPPSLLGNAQDLDPSVLPQPTEDIEQIKNDLIEYGYGLVKNALLPKEVEIIKNAVLQQAAGERQAGVATFDGGSKGPNQRVWNLINKGDEFIDLLNHPLIDAIVPWFLGDHAHISTLSANIARPGNVPMQLHTDQSSKTPPQRDLALGLNISFYLVNTTDINGATRVYPGSHKGNVAPSDIWTVEGSIPAEGPAGTAVVFDNRLWHTTGPNRASEGEVERPVILLHFVRSFVRAGENHYLSLRKDVEAKLPDRQKAFFGFRKIPGMGSVEGNTTPGNVTRTDDAIGPLRTSG
- a CDS encoding Putative methyltransferase type 11, S-adenosyl-L-methionine-dependent methyltransferase superfamily → MRESSYNHRRAEIQAAYLLPHVHPHHHVLDVGAGSGSITRDFASLCSSGRVVGIDYSVDMVKHARKTYLDDAVETPPKNLSFEVCNAEDLSIFPDASFDIVHAHTCLTHVHDRVGALREFLRVCKPGGVVAVRDPLDIERQVVWRPDLPAMRLHGRIAATLLRAKGGDPEAGSHLVEWAREAGYEKNGGKITVGLGEERQTKMLNIIGAGIGKEEAIQLGIINEKQLDEFNEAYDIWYGTEDHICIGKVAEMLCFKGLGDQ
- a CDS encoding Putative cytochrome P450 gives rise to the protein MESVSVDCLLLAKTLGYCQLVGSFTVLLAVLFGVYHFVRGPLLYPGFPAVGLDDKSWGWFRYRNAVREYRTRGKQIVNEGSETRKPFQVVTDTVTKICFPPEYANELKNIKDLSFTKALEKELFTAYRGFEPIKAASHESNILQNVTRLRITPSLNHLTDEIAEETSLALKEQLGVPTDWQEAAFKPIGQNLVARLSARLFVGTQLCRNKEWLKVSTAYAVDGFVAAYALRGWHPLVRWPVSWFLPECRRLRKTVSDARRILEPVIKGHSKHDRQHASGESCKSSPRADTIDWLLEAFDKAGITERWNVADAQLGLSIVAIHTTTELLTGALFDIVAAGPHLVDELREEIVRVLGPETVAQSQGNTVFSKTSLYEMKLLDSTLKESQRMHTRGIGAMGRVAGADVQLSDGSTIPKGAFSIVTLGCYHDEKIYPQPGIFNPRRFLDMRSMPGEEKNWQLVTTSPHHLGFGYGDHACPGRFLAANEVKIALVYLLMEYDWKLPGQRPQDTMVIGSQHQADARAKVLFKKRVSEIAL
- a CDS encoding Putative FAD/NAD(P)-binding domain superfamily, with translation MSLDAIRQKYGEERDKRHHPEGLQQYVIDLAASERLKHFQADPWATTKNSPDAPGCVNAPAGTSRIDHKAALKDGDSCAFLIVGAGYGGILFAANLIKAGVDPNDIRLVDTAMGFGGTWYWNRYPGLQCDVESYIYMPLLEDTEYIPKHKYSFGPELRAHAERIAVHFGFQDKAQFGTRVDSLTWDDASSEWEAKLHIERENTSISVRSKFVLTAYGIGHYPKLPNIPGLDSFQGSAFHTSRWDYGVTGGSEAEPNLTSLADKRVGIVGTGATAVQAVPFLARWAKQLYVFQRTPSAVGPRNNRQTDPDIWQKEVATHRGWQTDRAENFNALLANDPAKPEVDLVKDEWTKLPSYSALIGNPADLDGRSREEVASYVATLEKLDLPQQESRRSRIDTIVKDRDTAEALKPWYPSWCKRPCFNDDYLAVFNQSNVTLVPTGARGIEKINPSSVVVDGNEYGVDVLIFATGFRPPTSGSPAERSRIKVYGRDGLDMDVKWARPRGQSTLHGLISRDFPNFLFPGPNQMGAAPNGTYQRDQLGQHFAYIVTAAARKRLQGQPHTKGHAGSKYGKYDVVVEPTGEAEEDWADAVARHAAKLSAMAGCTPNYMITPEEQEAFAKQKKELLQRKARGALWGRGVADYMTILRSWRSEDALRGLEIKA